One genomic segment of Camelus ferus isolate YT-003-E chromosome 19, BCGSAC_Cfer_1.0, whole genome shotgun sequence includes these proteins:
- the C19H20orf96 gene encoding uncharacterized protein C20orf96 homolog isoform X3, which translates to MTSQLRTPLGPCRGKLDPGKTQTKIQLIRTMLRNRRISHQELCNHEDFLSKLTVELMKAIQDMEESSAMKVRVMLQQQDVFSTIINILECSNQKKLQQMKCELQEWEEKEESKIHNLEQQVEQLNAKIEKTHEELSFVSTYKDREYPIKSVQVADLGHQLQQMKESQQDELEDLREVCRMVLASMSNQIQKKKKKLLRSLVVKIQHANQEALLYKTWNSQAILKCMGKFREAGDFSPSPALLSLWTSLRRKYPSYGPRWNSSRLRFGNPERSYLRTFCFGEPSAPRTWTLSSTSLWKSRCPSRCWGLGPPFPPVSSPAWSLEFSPSKTTPPFSSWSAVLPSLPPSLLSGWCCYLGEVGILSQVLFTNKP; encoded by the exons CCAAAATCCAGCTAATTAGA ACGATGCTCAGGAACCGGCGAATCTCACACCAGGAGCTCTGCAACCACGAAGACTTCCTCTCCAAGCTCACTGTGGAGCTGATGAAGGCCATCCAGGACATGGAGGAGAGCTCGGCCATGAAAGTGCGGGTGATGCTGCAGCAGCAGGACGTCTTCTCG ACCATCATCAACATCTTGGAGTGCTCCAACCAGAAGAAGCTGCAGCAGATGAAGTGTGAGCTTCAggagtgggaggagaaggaggaatcCAAAATACACA ACCTGGAGCAGCAGGTGGAGCAGCTGAATGCCAAGATCGAGAAGACCCACGAGGAGCTGAGCTTCGTGAGCACTTACAAGGACCGTGAGTATCCCATCAAGTCGGTCCAGGTTGCCGACCTTGGGCACCAGCTGCAGCAGATGAAGGAGAGCCAGCAG GATGAGCTGGAGGACCTGAGAGAGGTGTGCAGGATGGTCTTGGCGTCCATGTCCAACCAGattcagaagaagaagaaaaaactgcTGAGGTCTCTGGTGGTG aAAATCCAGCATGCTAACCAGGAGGCTCTCCTGTACAAGACTTGGAACAGCCAGGCCATACTGAAGTGCATGGGCAAGTTCAGAGAA GCTGGGGACTTCtcaccctcccctgctctcctcaGTTTATGGACCAGTTTGAGAAGGAAATACCCATCTTACGGGCCGAGATGGAACAGCTCCAGGCTCAGATTTGGGAACCCCGAGAGATCGTATTTGCGGACGTTCTGCTTCGGAGAGCCAA GTGCACCCCGGACATGGACGTTATCCTCAACATCCCTGTGGAAGAGCCGCTGCCCTTCTAGATGCTGGGGCCTTGGGCCACCCTTTCCCCCGGTTTCTTCCCCAGCCTGGAGTCTTGAGTTCTCTCCTTCCAAGACCACGCCCCCATTCAGCTCCTGGTCTGcagttcttccttccctccctccctccctcctttctggtTGGTGCTGCTACTTGGGCGAGGTAGGAATTCTTAGTCAAGTCCTATTTACCAATAAACCTTGA
- the C19H20orf96 gene encoding uncharacterized protein C20orf96 homolog isoform X4: MARVFPKQSHAGIYSTAHQFQVLTMLRNRRISHQELCNHEDFLSKLTVELMKAIQDMEESSAMKVRVMLQQQDVFSTIINILECSNQKKLQQMKCELQEWEEKEESKIHNLEQQVEQLNAKIEKTHEELSFVSTYKDREYPIKSVQVADLGHQLQQMKESQQDELEDLREVCRMVLASMSNQIQKKKKKLLRSLVVKIQHANQEALLYKTWNSQAILKCMGKFREAGDFSPSPALLSLWTSLRRKYPSYGPRWNSSRLRFGNPERSYLRTFCFGEPSAPRTWTLSSTSLWKSRCPSRCWGLGPPFPPVSSPAWSLEFSPSKTTPPFSSWSAVLPSLPPSLLSGWCCYLGEVGILSQVLFTNKP, encoded by the exons ACGATGCTCAGGAACCGGCGAATCTCACACCAGGAGCTCTGCAACCACGAAGACTTCCTCTCCAAGCTCACTGTGGAGCTGATGAAGGCCATCCAGGACATGGAGGAGAGCTCGGCCATGAAAGTGCGGGTGATGCTGCAGCAGCAGGACGTCTTCTCG ACCATCATCAACATCTTGGAGTGCTCCAACCAGAAGAAGCTGCAGCAGATGAAGTGTGAGCTTCAggagtgggaggagaaggaggaatcCAAAATACACA ACCTGGAGCAGCAGGTGGAGCAGCTGAATGCCAAGATCGAGAAGACCCACGAGGAGCTGAGCTTCGTGAGCACTTACAAGGACCGTGAGTATCCCATCAAGTCGGTCCAGGTTGCCGACCTTGGGCACCAGCTGCAGCAGATGAAGGAGAGCCAGCAG GATGAGCTGGAGGACCTGAGAGAGGTGTGCAGGATGGTCTTGGCGTCCATGTCCAACCAGattcagaagaagaagaaaaaactgcTGAGGTCTCTGGTGGTG aAAATCCAGCATGCTAACCAGGAGGCTCTCCTGTACAAGACTTGGAACAGCCAGGCCATACTGAAGTGCATGGGCAAGTTCAGAGAA GCTGGGGACTTCtcaccctcccctgctctcctcaGTTTATGGACCAGTTTGAGAAGGAAATACCCATCTTACGGGCCGAGATGGAACAGCTCCAGGCTCAGATTTGGGAACCCCGAGAGATCGTATTTGCGGACGTTCTGCTTCGGAGAGCCAA GTGCACCCCGGACATGGACGTTATCCTCAACATCCCTGTGGAAGAGCCGCTGCCCTTCTAGATGCTGGGGCCTTGGGCCACCCTTTCCCCCGGTTTCTTCCCCAGCCTGGAGTCTTGAGTTCTCTCCTTCCAAGACCACGCCCCCATTCAGCTCCTGGTCTGcagttcttccttccctccctccctccctcctttctggtTGGTGCTGCTACTTGGGCGAGGTAGGAATTCTTAGTCAAGTCCTATTTACCAATAAACCTTGA
- the C19H20orf96 gene encoding uncharacterized protein C20orf96 homolog isoform X6, giving the protein MLRNRRISHQELCNHEDFLSKLTVELMKAIQDMEESSAMKVRVMLQQQDVFSTIINILECSNQKKLQQMKCELQEWEEKEESKIHNLEQQVEQLNAKIEKTHEELSFVSTYKDREYPIKSVQVADLGHQLQQMKESQQDELEDLREVCRMVLASMSNQIQKKKKKLLRSLVVKIQHANQEALLYKTWNSQAILKCMGKFREAGDFSPSPALLSLWTSLRRKYPSYGPRWNSSRLRFGNPERSYLRTFCFGEPSAPRTWTLSSTSLWKSRCPSRCWGLGPPFPPVSSPAWSLEFSPSKTTPPFSSWSAVLPSLPPSLLSGWCCYLGEVGILSQVLFTNKP; this is encoded by the exons ATGCTCAGGAACCGGCGAATCTCACACCAGGAGCTCTGCAACCACGAAGACTTCCTCTCCAAGCTCACTGTGGAGCTGATGAAGGCCATCCAGGACATGGAGGAGAGCTCGGCCATGAAAGTGCGGGTGATGCTGCAGCAGCAGGACGTCTTCTCG ACCATCATCAACATCTTGGAGTGCTCCAACCAGAAGAAGCTGCAGCAGATGAAGTGTGAGCTTCAggagtgggaggagaaggaggaatcCAAAATACACA ACCTGGAGCAGCAGGTGGAGCAGCTGAATGCCAAGATCGAGAAGACCCACGAGGAGCTGAGCTTCGTGAGCACTTACAAGGACCGTGAGTATCCCATCAAGTCGGTCCAGGTTGCCGACCTTGGGCACCAGCTGCAGCAGATGAAGGAGAGCCAGCAG GATGAGCTGGAGGACCTGAGAGAGGTGTGCAGGATGGTCTTGGCGTCCATGTCCAACCAGattcagaagaagaagaaaaaactgcTGAGGTCTCTGGTGGTG aAAATCCAGCATGCTAACCAGGAGGCTCTCCTGTACAAGACTTGGAACAGCCAGGCCATACTGAAGTGCATGGGCAAGTTCAGAGAA GCTGGGGACTTCtcaccctcccctgctctcctcaGTTTATGGACCAGTTTGAGAAGGAAATACCCATCTTACGGGCCGAGATGGAACAGCTCCAGGCTCAGATTTGGGAACCCCGAGAGATCGTATTTGCGGACGTTCTGCTTCGGAGAGCCAA GTGCACCCCGGACATGGACGTTATCCTCAACATCCCTGTGGAAGAGCCGCTGCCCTTCTAGATGCTGGGGCCTTGGGCCACCCTTTCCCCCGGTTTCTTCCCCAGCCTGGAGTCTTGAGTTCTCTCCTTCCAAGACCACGCCCCCATTCAGCTCCTGGTCTGcagttcttccttccctccctccctccctcctttctggtTGGTGCTGCTACTTGGGCGAGGTAGGAATTCTTAGTCAAGTCCTATTTACCAATAAACCTTGA
- the C19H20orf96 gene encoding uncharacterized protein C20orf96 homolog isoform X7, translating to MRQWRWGWREGHGCAGCLGSKPVLLGTFWTIINILECSNQKKLQQMKCELQEWEEKEESKIHNLEQQVEQLNAKIEKTHEELSFVSTYKDREYPIKSVQVADLGHQLQQMKESQQDELEDLREVCRMVLASMSNQIQKKKKKLLRSLVVKIQHANQEALLYKTWNSQAILKCMGKFREAGDFSPSPALLSLWTSLRRKYPSYGPRWNSSRLRFGNPERSYLRTFCFGEPSAPRTWTLSSTSLWKSRCPSRCWGLGPPFPPVSSPAWSLEFSPSKTTPPFSSWSAVLPSLPPSLLSGWCCYLGEVGILSQVLFTNKP from the exons ATGAGACAGTGGcgctgggggtggagagagggtcATGGCTGCGCGGGCTGTTTGGGGAGTAAACCTGTTCTACTTGGCACGTTTTGg ACCATCATCAACATCTTGGAGTGCTCCAACCAGAAGAAGCTGCAGCAGATGAAGTGTGAGCTTCAggagtgggaggagaaggaggaatcCAAAATACACA ACCTGGAGCAGCAGGTGGAGCAGCTGAATGCCAAGATCGAGAAGACCCACGAGGAGCTGAGCTTCGTGAGCACTTACAAGGACCGTGAGTATCCCATCAAGTCGGTCCAGGTTGCCGACCTTGGGCACCAGCTGCAGCAGATGAAGGAGAGCCAGCAG GATGAGCTGGAGGACCTGAGAGAGGTGTGCAGGATGGTCTTGGCGTCCATGTCCAACCAGattcagaagaagaagaaaaaactgcTGAGGTCTCTGGTGGTG aAAATCCAGCATGCTAACCAGGAGGCTCTCCTGTACAAGACTTGGAACAGCCAGGCCATACTGAAGTGCATGGGCAAGTTCAGAGAA GCTGGGGACTTCtcaccctcccctgctctcctcaGTTTATGGACCAGTTTGAGAAGGAAATACCCATCTTACGGGCCGAGATGGAACAGCTCCAGGCTCAGATTTGGGAACCCCGAGAGATCGTATTTGCGGACGTTCTGCTTCGGAGAGCCAA GTGCACCCCGGACATGGACGTTATCCTCAACATCCCTGTGGAAGAGCCGCTGCCCTTCTAGATGCTGGGGCCTTGGGCCACCCTTTCCCCCGGTTTCTTCCCCAGCCTGGAGTCTTGAGTTCTCTCCTTCCAAGACCACGCCCCCATTCAGCTCCTGGTCTGcagttcttccttccctccctccctccctcctttctggtTGGTGCTGCTACTTGGGCGAGGTAGGAATTCTTAGTCAAGTCCTATTTACCAATAAACCTTGA